The proteins below come from a single Aegilops tauschii subsp. strangulata cultivar AL8/78 chromosome 6, Aet v6.0, whole genome shotgun sequence genomic window:
- the LOC141025953 gene encoding uncharacterized protein, whose amino-acid sequence MAEEPSAKRHHGETSYKSSNLVDVHVPGEKREYTKTLIGVELHGKETLEIICTSEPDKADEMISKLWRKVGGSHRRIVGVGVHYTSEDEPPQMAAVLQLCVEELCLVYHITAAAKWRLISEVDAHRLNEMLQHERLFTFAGFSIESDKEKLRMSANVIHPFYEGMKKNIKTQEDHKLWGIGPLPDNLIEYAGVDAYAAYKSWNMIDNITNGWEIAKEREADNYYDRPFWG is encoded by the exons ATGGCGGAGGAACCGTCTGCCAAGCGTCATCATGGCGAGACGTCGTACAAGAGCAGCAACCTCGTCGACGTTCACGTCCCCGGCGAGAAGCGCGAGTACACCAAAACCCTCATAGGGGTTGAGCTCCACGGCAAGGAGACGCTGGAGATCATCTGCACCAGCGAACCAGACAAGGCCGACGAGATGATCTCGAAGCTCTGGAGGAAGGTTGGTGGCTCGCATCGTAGGATCGTCGGCGTTGGTGTGCACTACACCAGCGAAGACGAACCTCCCCAGATGGCAGCAGTCCTGCAGTTGTGCGTCGAGGAACTCtgcttggtgtaccacatcaCAGCGGCCGCAAAATG GAGATTAATTTCTGAAGTTGAT GCCCACCGCCTGAACGAGATGCTGCAGCATGAGAGGTTGTTCACATTTGCCGGTTTCAGCATTGAAAGCGACAAAGAGAAGCTGAGGATGTCTG CCAACGTCATCCACCCATTCTACGAAGGCATGAAGAAGAACATCAAGACGCAAGAAGACCACAAACTGTGGGGGATCGGCCCGCTGCCAGACAACCTCATCGAGTACGCAGGAGTAGATGCGTACGCCGCATACAAGTCATGGAACATGATCGACAACATCACAAATGGTTGGGAAATTGCAAAAGAGCGGGAGGCTGACAACTACTACGACCGCCCCTTTTGGGGATGA
- the LOC109765112 gene encoding uncharacterized protein, whose product MAEEPSAKRHHGETSNKSSNLVDVHVPDEKREYARTLTGVELHGKETLEIVCTSEPDKADEMMSRLRMKGGGLYPSFIGVDVEYTSEDEPPQMAAVLELCVEELCFVYHIAAATKWPKRLKQFMQEEKLYTFAGFSIGGDKRMLNKSGLEINPNNYIDVQRKWKVPTTNNYYDSLVDVAGSVTHPFYNVMKKKMDKKEDHKLWEISPLPDKLIQYAGIDAYATYKSWKIIDNIMTGWDISKEQEADPYCHYNFAG is encoded by the exons ATGGCAGAGGAACCGTCCGCAAAGCGTCATCATGGCGAGACATCGAACAAGAGCAGCAACCTCGTCGACGTTCACGTCCCCGACGAGAAGCGCGAGTACGCGAGAACCCTTACAGGGGTTGAGCTCCATGGCAAAGAGACGCTGGAGATCGTCTGCACCAGCGAACCAGACAAGGCCGACGAGATGATGAGCAGGCTCAGGATGAAGGGCGGCGGCTTGTATCCGAGCTTCATCGGAGTTGATGTGGAGTACACAAGCGAAGATGAACCTCCACAGATGGCAGCAGTCCTGGAGTTGTGCGTCGAGGAACTCTGCTTTGTGTACCACATCGCAGCGGCCACAAAATG GCCCAAGCGCCTCAAACAGTTCATGCAGGAGGAGAAATTGTACACATTTGCCGGTTTCAGCATTGGAGGTGACAAGCGGATGCTGAACAAGTCTGGTTTGGAGATCAACCCCAACAACTACATCGACGTGCAGCGCAAGTGGAAAGTTCCAACCACCAACAACTACTACGACTCCTTGGTCGATGTTGCAGGCAGCGTCACCCACCCATTCTACAACgtcatgaagaagaagatggacaaGAAGGAAGACCACAAACTGTGGGAGATCAGCCCGCTGCCAGACAAGCTCATCCAGTACGCAGGAATAGATGCGTACGCCACGTACAAGTCATGGAAGATAATCGACAACATCATGACAGGTTGGGATATTTCAAAAGAGCAGGAGGCTGACCCCTACTGCCACTACAACTTCGCGGGATGA